The Anastrepha ludens isolate Willacy chromosome 2, idAnaLude1.1, whole genome shotgun sequence DNA window ATGACTTCGCTGTAGTACACGGTGTACGGAAACTAAAGGTGGCACCTTCTGAAAACCGCTGCTTTATTTTgcgcaaggcgaatttattataggtgacagcaaccacatataagtaaaatcctacatgtatttgttgttgcctttggtACAAGCATCAAgtcaaaatacaatacaatacgaatgtaaacataccaaaacatacaaacaaagcatatcattttgacgttaGCCATACCTATgccgaaaaattcagctgggtgaatgctgtcacctataataaatccaccttgattTTGCGTGATTTTGGCAACCTCAACCGGTTATCCTTTGAAGtaaacgaaataaacaaaagagaaattacttgtttctttttcttccgCCGCTTTAGCTTCTGTACGCCGTGTATCATTCTTGCATGCAGCagctgatttctttttttaatgcgaTTTGCTAGTTCGGATGCTAAAGTGCACTGCAAGAAGCAGGattgtttgcttgtttacattctCATTGAAGTTTTGACACTCAAGcaaccaaattttaaaaacaaaatgcatgtaAATGTTCTTGTTGCGCTACCGAAGTCACCTATAAATTCGCCTGGATATACACTATGGCCTTGgtataatatatttacatttgcTCGAAGGCTTCCGGTGTACCCTCGATTTGACCCTTAACGGTATCGTGTGGTGTGTTCATGCACCACCCACGCACACTCAGAGATTTTGCCTGCTTTTCGGTGTACTGCAAAATATtatcattaattaaaaattgttcgtTGGGTAATAGCACAGAATTTATCCATAAATCGACTACGCTATCATACATGAACCAACGGCATGCTATGCTATTATGTAGGTGTATATGTAACTTTGATATGTGTACATAGGTCCTTGCAGTTTCTTTGGTTGTCTATTAATAGCAATAGCTCGTAATAATTTACAATCAAACAAAGAGCTTACCATGCGGAAAGAAACTCCTGTAAAAAAAGTGGTGTCGGTTGCTgatgtaagaaataaattaaaagaacgcaATTCTCCAGTTACCTTGAACTATGCCATGTACTTCAAAATCACAACATAATATTTCCGCCATTTTCAATAAATGTTATACAAATTGTGCGACATGTAATGGCACAATAATATAAATTGTgagtttcttttgtttttattcgttTGGCTGTCAGATTGTATTCTCAGATATCAATTCGGCGCATACGCACTGTAATGTCTAAGCCGTTccagttttttaatttgtttttcacaattaattgaaaaaagtaattttcccgTTTTCCAAAagcattgaaatttttataaagccTCTACTACAAGAGACATTAAGTTACAAAGcaaattgtttataattttaattaatatttgtaaataaattttctggtGCACGGCAACCCTGTGTGCATGACGTTTCAATTCATTAAGCGTACAGAAAACAGTTTTTGTCTCCATTATTTTTCAACAGTTATTGAACTGAGTTTTAAGGAAATCAATTTATCTGCAGTTAAATATAAGTAATTAAAATGCCTTTGCTCTTTGCTGGCGTACATTTACGAGATAAATCAAATGAGTTTCTTTCACTGAATGATATCGACTTTGATCGTAATGTAcattatttgaaagaagaaattggtaaaaaattgCAGTACGACGCAACTAATTTAGGTAATTGTATATTGATAGATCAATTTCAGCTAaacaatattgtttttgtttttttattttactaaattcgCAGAACTAATATACAACGGTATAGCTCTCAAGGATGAAAACAAATTGTTGGAAGCATTGCATCCTAGCGCCACGGTGCATTGCTTTAGCAAGGCAAAACAATATCCGACGTACGTGCCACCAGAAGGTGTAACGAGTCCTGAGAATATCACTCATGTTCAAGaactttttaatgtaatcgcaCATACTCAAATAAATGTGAATTCGCGAATCAATATCCTGCAGAAAATATTGGCGGAGTATCCAGAATTTCGACGTAATTTAGGAGCGCAAGCACTTATTAGAGATTCAGTGCTTTTTAATGCACTGCACCATCCACAAGTAGTGAAGAACATATCTGAGGAGTACCCAATTATTTGCGAAGCTGCCCCATTTATGGTTGATACTATTAAAAAAGAACTGGCTAGAAGTTCGTCCACCACacgtaaatcaatttttttgtttttacatttatatttatttcaagaaattttaTCTATACAACAGTTTCGGAACCAGCAACGGATTCGACGAATTCGTCTGAGGAGGAAAATTCAATGAGTGCAAGCACAAGTAATGATCGTTCGGAATCAGGAGCACAATTGGAAAACGCCCGTATACGTATGATTAGCCGTCATCAATTGCAAACAGCACTAACGCGAATTGGTGTTGGTTCTGTCAATTCTCTCTCCAGCATTGCTCAAAGGAATAGTGATGAAGATAATACAGTATCTGGCACAACAGCACCATATGACGCGATGGCTGCTTCATCTGCATCACTCTTAAACACTAATAGTAATTCACGTATCTCAGCATCAATGTTTCGTTCAGAATTGCAGCGGGCATTAGAATCACTGAGCCACGGCCGCAATCAACTGAATGAACCGGGCAGTGACAATAGTGCTCAGGGCGAAGAGACACAGCAAATGGACACATCAGAAGCACCTACTTCCGAGGCTACGGAAGAGGAGAGCGACGATCTACCAGCACAGTATCGCACTCATCAATATGCAAACGAACTGCGCACTATGGCACAAATGGGACTGCTCAATTACGAGGACAATCTAGTATATTTGACTATAGCAAGTGGTAATATAGATGTTGCTGTAAACCTCTTAATGGGAGCAATGAATTAAAAGACCGTGAAGGAAGAAAGGATAAACGATGCAgtttcaaaatcattttagaAATTGTGGTGTCAACATTTGTTGTAAATTTGCGTCTCATTTGCaatctaatttaattaaaaaaatatatgtgtatgtatttgtatattttcgtttctttatttttacgtACTTTTAGGAATACTCAATTACATTGCGATTTTTCACCtttgttttaatatatgaaTCTTTTGTTTTCTGCGTGTTTAATGCCTTTTGTAAAAATACaaagcttttttttgttattaaacaaCTTCgtggaattttttaatgaaatggtTTTTGATATTACAATTAACGAACTAGATGATttcggcgttttttttttttcaactgcaCTAGTTGCCTCGCGgtttacatgtgtatgtgtgtacaattTTTTCCAACATGATTTGAATTTCACTTGTGGTACattattatttgcaaaaattatatacatatttactatatGATAATGGTTTTACACATcagtaatatatacatacatacacacatgtatgtgACGGTATTAACATATTTACGAAGCAGTTGGCGACAGGcgattatgaaattaaatattccaAAGCCTTTTCCTTAttgttatcaaatttt harbors:
- the LOC128864459 gene encoding acylphosphatase-2, which translates into the protein MAEILCCDFEVHGIVQGVSFRMYTEKQAKSLSVRGWCMNTPHDTVKGQIEGTPEAFEQMKLWLQKTGSPTSRIDKTDFSETKKLQDFTFSNFSIRH
- the LOC128864449 gene encoding uncharacterized protein LOC128864449, encoding MPLLFAGVHLRDKSNEFLSLNDIDFDRNVHYLKEEIGKKLQYDATNLELIYNGIALKDENKLLEALHPSATVHCFSKAKQYPTYVPPEGVTSPENITHVQELFNVIAHTQINVNSRINILQKILAEYPEFRRNLGAQALIRDSVLFNALHHPQVVKNISEEYPIICEAAPFMVDTIKKELARSSSTTLSEPATDSTNSSEEENSMSASTSNDRSESGAQLENARIRMISRHQLQTALTRIGVGSVNSLSSIAQRNSDEDNTVSGTTAPYDAMAASSASLLNTNSNSRISASMFRSELQRALESLSHGRNQLNEPGSDNSAQGEETQQMDTSEAPTSEATEEESDDLPAQYRTHQYANELRTMAQMGLLNYEDNLVYLTIASGNIDVAVNLLMGAMN